The nucleotide sequence TCGTTTCGTCCAACCGATGGTAGGTGTCGGATACGCCGCTTTCGGAGCTTATTATAAGGCGCGTAATGTTATAGGCACTACTGTGGGCAATGGACTCTATGAATCCTTTCCTACGATAGATGCGGACGACGGATATAGTTCCAATGTGGGCAAAGCAGGACTTCGTATCAAGTTACCGATCCAAAGTTGGTATATCACGCCATACTTTCAATATGCGGGAAATGAATATCATATTAACGTAAGGACCACTGCCGGAACCGTACAAAACAACGTGAACGGTTATCCTACGGACCCTAATGGAATGCTGGATGCTTGGTATTACCAAGGAGTAGGTTCGGTAAGTACAGTGGACTCGATGACCCAGATTTCCAGACAAGCAAGAAGTGCCGGGATCGTTTTCTTTATGGATTATAAAAAGTTCATAAGCCTTACGATCAATGCGAGAAGGAATTTTTCCCAAGCAGCTTGGAATGTTTCCGCTACCTTGATGTTATTCGTACATCCGAATATGGGGATCATGGCGAATTATTCTTATGCTGAACCTGAGATCCTGCTCAGTTTTAACCGATCCTGGGCCATTGGACCGGTATTCACTACTACATTCTAAAAGGATAACGTCGGATAGGAAAATAGAAAATATAAAGGCAGATCCGAAGGATCGACCTAATGCGTAAATAAGACTAATGGTTTCCGATCTTTTTAGAAAGTTCGGAGATCGATAGATCCAAAGATTCCAGTTCCGTTTGGAATTCCTTTCTCCGGGTCTCAGAAAGCTCTTCTTTAAGCTTTTCGAATGTTATGTTCAGGATCTCTCGCAGGTCCTTTTTTTTTCTCAACTGCAAAAGGATATATTCTTCTTCTTCGAAAGTATTTAGGCCCGTAAAAGATCGTTTATTATCCAGATATTCCAATTTCTCCTGGAATACTTTTGCTTTTTCCGTCAGATCCGGATCGGGACGGAATATGTTCTCTCCCAAATTTTCAAAAATCTCTTTTGTCTTGGACAAAAAGGGAAAACCTACTAATTCGACTAATATGAAAGAGTCATTCGAATTTTTATCAGGATCCAGATCGGAAGTTTCTTCTAAATGAATAGATCCGGTGGACATTTCGGCAAAGCTAAAAGGTTCTTGTTCTGACAGGTGGGTCTTAGAGGCAGCGGGTCCTTCCGGATCAGATCCGGAGGATAGAAAATAAAAGCAGAATATTATCGCCGTAAAAAGAAATAAGAAGATCAGAAATCGAAATTTGGATCTAGGTTTCATGTATCCTTCCTAAAAAAAGAATCCGGCGGGGAACACCGGATTCGAATTGGAATTTACTTAACGGTATTGGTTAAACCATGAATATATTTTTCCTGCGGATGCGGACACCCATTCGTGTCCTGCCAGATAATCGGTATATCTATCCGTAGGAATTCCTTGGGACCTCAACTTGTCATAATACAAATCCATGGTCCACCAAGGAACAACAGCATCCAAGAATCCGTGTACAAAGTATGTAGGCGGATGATTGGAAGGAAGAGTTGGAACGATACAAAGCGGTCCGCTGCAAGTTGCATAAGAACCGGATTGGATCGCTAATGCTTTAAATTCTCCCGGAAAAGATACAGCCATACGGCTAGTGTTGTACCCGCCGCTAGAAATACCGGTTGCGAATTTTTTATTCGGATTGATAGGTCCAAAACTGCCGTTACGGATCGCAGCAAATAGATTATTTAAGAAAATATAATCTGCCGTAAGTTCGTAGATTGTAGGCAGGTTGGTTTCCCAGAAAAGATCCAATCCCGCATCCGGAGCGATTACTGCGAATCCGTTATCTAACATTTTCTCGATGACTTTTACTTCGTAATACCCTCCGAACGGCGCTCCTTGTGTACGGGAAAACTGTACGGTAAAGAAAGATCCTTGGTACATAACTACGACAGGCCATCCTCCCGCAGGTGCAGTTCCTTCGGGTACTTGGTATCTGACGTCCCTAAATATCCCCGGTCTAGCTTGGATTTTTTTTGTAGAGTAAGAACAACTAGTCGTCTTAATCAAGAAACCTGTTGTTTTACAACGAGCAGCATCCACTTCTCCGGCTCCGGCAAATAGCAGAGCACCGATGAGTAGAGGCATTAACATTGTGATTCTCTTCAGCATTTTTTCCTCCCCGGGCCGAATTCATTCGGACCGGTATGCTTCCTAAAGCAAGACCTGTGCCTAACGGAAAAAATGTTTTGCATACCGTTTGTTCTACAAAATGGATTCAATATTTTGAATGTATTCACGGAATAGTTATTCTAACAAAATTCCATTGATCATTTTCAATCGCCGAAAATAGACAATTGATTGATTTCAATCGATTTCTATTCCGCCAAACCAATGGAATCGCCGTTATATCGGAGGATCTACAAGTTTCGAACCTTCTCCGCTCGGTACGGATATTGCTTTCTATCCCCTGTAATCTTTCCCAAAAAAATCAAAGGGAAAGAGGAGGACTTCTAGCGCATGAGACTTTTCTTATATTCTTTTTTACTAGTTTGGGGATTTTTATTTTCAAACTGTACTTCGATCTTTCTATATCTGATCAAACCTTCCGGTCCTTTTGCTTCGGAGAATGTTCCGACTTCTCCCGATTATTCTAAAAATGAATCTTGGGCTGCCCTTCCTGAGCTGAAAGATGATCCCGACGAGGTTCCGGCAATTACAGGTTGGAAAGATGGACAAAATGTGGCAAAGGCGGACGTATTCTTTGTCCATCCTACAACTTTTATTAAGGCGGATGGCTGGAATGCGGAGATCGGAACTAGCCTGATCGTTTATGGACTTTCTCCCTTAAAAATGCAGGCCTCCGTTTTTAATGAATCGGCAAAAGTCTATGCACCAAGATATAGACAAGCAGCGTTATACTCCTTTATCGATGATTCCGGAAGCGGAGAGAAGGCATTTGAGATAGCAAAAAAGGATGTACTTTCCGCTTTTGATCATTATCTAAAACATTATAACCAAGGAAGACCGTTTTTTATCGCAGGCCATAGCCAAGGTTCCATGATGCTTATTCATGTATTAAAGGAATATTTGGATCAGAAAAAAGTCCCGAACTTTGTGGCGGCATATCTTCCTGGTTGGGCAGTACATTCTTCCGAGTTTAAGAATTTAAAAGTATGCAAGAACTCAAAAGATCTAGGATGTTATATCAGCTGGAATTCCAAAAAATGGGGGTCCCAACTTTCCGATTTTGCACTTCCACCGGAAAGGTATGTGGGAGGGGTTTGTGTCAATCCAGTGAACTGGACTCCGAACAGTTCCGAAACTCCTAAAGAAGAACATAAGGGCGGGGTTGGTATCCAATTTTCGGGTTTGGATAAGGCTTATGTTAGAACGAAATGTGAAGGAGAAATGCTTTGGGTGGATCTACCTTCTAATCCGAACTACGAATCCAGAAGAGGAAACAAAAAAAATTATCATATCTCCGATTACGGGCTCTTCTATTTGGATATCAGAGAGAATATAAAAGAAAGACTGGAAGAATATTTTAATCGGAAAGGAAAACGTTAGAATTATCACTTAAGCGGCGTTTCGAAACGTGATTCAAGAAAATCGAAATGTCGCTTGACCTTCCGTTTTGGAATGGTCTTTTTAAACTCCGCTTTTATTTCATGTATCTCCAATTCCTGACCCTTTCTTTTTTGATCGCAGTACTTCTATGTATCTTAGGAGTGGTATACTGTCTAAGCGTAAAAAATAAGATCTCCGGCATAAGGGAGTTGATGCTCTCGTTCTTATGTTTGGTCTTTTTATATTCTGCTTGTGTATATGCTTCCGTAGAAACGGATCCAAGAGGTGCATTACATAGATGGATCACGGTTTCCGCCGCATTATTTGCCGCAGTATTTTTCCAAAGATTTTTTCTTAAATTTCCATCAGCGATTTTTCCTAAGGTATCCTCTTATCTGTTTAAGATACAATTGGGGATTGCGGCTTTAATCTCCCTTTGGTTCGTATGGCAGACAAAGGATTCCGTTAAAACGTTCAGATTTAACGGACAATATTGGGATCTTAGCGCTACCTTTCCGGGAAGAGTTGTGGCTATATTCTCTTTATTCTTAACCCTGAGTGTGATCGCCATAGCGATCGTACAGATCTTAAAGAATAAGGACCAGAAAAGGATCGCTCTTGCGGGAATACTCGGTTCCTTTTTCCTGAATTTTTTGATACCGACGATCTATCTTACCTTATTCAGGCTCGGTCAAGTAAGTGCAGAAGTATTCGTAAACGCATTGGCCATATCCGTGATCTCCGGATTTTTCATATTCCATATCTTTTTCGTTAGTTATGGCGGACATAGAACTTCGCTTACGGTTCGGATCCTGACGATAGTACTCGCGATGGCATTGTCCGTGACTCAGGTAATGTCTGGCGGGTTAAGCAAGGCGATTGAGAACGAATACGACAGCATCCAAACGAACGTGCTACAAAATGCAAAATTATCCTCTCCGCCTAAGGATTCCGTTTTTCTTTCTAAATTAGGGGAAAATGTTTCCAAATCCGATCTAAGCCTCGCAGTTCCGGGACTTCGCTCTTTCGTTTTGGCTTCGTCCGGAAAACCCCTGATTGTATATCAGAATTTCATAAATAATGTCGAAATGGGATTGGAGTATTCTTCCTATAGAAGTTTTGTTCACGGATACGTTCTAGATTGGGCGATCCGTTTATTTATAGGTCTTTGTGTATTGATCTTCGGATTTTTGATCTTTATGAAGATCTCCATCTTAAATCCGTTGTTTGCCTTATTAAAAGGTTTGGATCGAGTAGAAGGAGGAGAACTTTCCGTCGAAGTAGAAGTGCGTAATAAGGACGAGATCGGTCTCTTGACCCAGGCATTTAATGCAATGGTCCGCTCTATTCGCGAAGCCAGGCAGGAGCTTCAACAATATACGTCCAACTTAGAAAGGACCATTTTAGAGAGGGATTCTATCTATGACGCCGTCCCTCAGGAGAGGGTGTTATCTAATAAAACCTTAATATATGCTTCTAGGAGTATGCAGGCGGTTGTGGACCGAGTTGAAAGAATTTCCGGAAGAGAACAACCTGTATTGATTACCGGGGAGACCGGCACCGGAAAGGAGATAATTGCGGGTCTTCTCCATGAATTAGGAAGAGGAAAAGACAGTCCATTCGTTCCGATCAACTGCGCCGCCGTTCCGGCAAACCTTTGGGAAAGCCAGATTTTCGGTTATGTAAAAGGAGCATTTACCGACGCAAAATCCGATTACGCTGGCTTGGTAGCCGAAGCTAACGGCGGTACTTTATTTTTCGACGAAGTGGGCGAGATGCCTATAGAGATCCAGCCTAAAATATTAAGATTATTGCAAGAACGTAAATACAAACAAGTGGGTGGGCGTTCCGAACTTAAGGCGGAATGTAGAGCGATCTTTGCTACTCACAGAAATCTTAGATCTATGGTCGCAAAAGGAACTTTTAGAGAGGATTTGTATTATAGGATCAACGTATTCGAGATCGGGATCCCACCTTTAAGAGAAAGAAGATCCGATATCCCGTTTCTTGCGAATCGATTCGTGGAACATTATTCCAAACAAATGGAGATGGACAAACCCAATATTAGCGAAGAAGTTATGGATCTTTTTTTGGAATTTCCTTGGTCGGGGAATATACGAGAATTGGAAAATTGTATTATCCGGACTCTTGCCGATCTAAAAGGAGATCATATCAAAATTTCGGATCTTCCTCCCGAGTTATTGGAACTGAAAAATTCCCAAAAAGAAGAAATTGGGGAAATTCCCATTGCAAACGGATCGTATGCAGCAGGGTTCGAACCTTTGGTTTCCATGTATTCCAGAAGACTGATAGAAACGGCATTACAGAAATGTAAAGGGAATAAATCGGAGGCCGCTAGGCTTTTGAAAATTTCCAGAGGAAAACTACAATACCAGATGAAAATGTTGGATATGGAATAGACCTGAAAGTTCGTTTTACAAACGAATCTACGAATAAATCGATCATACACTTTCTTTTCGGTTTGATATAAAACGAACGAAATTTCTAACTAGCTGTATGACAGAGAAATTCGACGTTTTGTCCATACCCTTCAATGTACATATCCAGCTTTCCAGACCTAAACAGGGAGAAGATGCTCTCTTGGTAATGGAAGACAAACCGATCTATAAAAACCATGTAGGTTCCGGACACGCTGCAGCATTATTCGCACTTGCGGAAGGGAGTGGAGGGGAATATTTACTTTCCAAAGTGGCTTCCCTTCCTTTCGAAATTATTCCGGTGGTGCGTAAATCGGAAGTAAAGTATAAAAAGCCTGCGCAAGGTAGAGTTATATCCAGAGGAGTGATTCACGAAGAGGAATGGTCCGCGTTTATGGCCCAACTCGAAAAGAAGGGAAGAGCGGGACTTACAGTTGGTGTGGAACTCTTTGATGAAACTCAATCGAATGTGGCGAGTTTCAGTTTTGATTGGTTTATAGCAAAAAAATAGAATTTCCTTTTCGGAAGATCCGAAACTGCCCAGGTAAGGAATGTATGAGGGTTTATTCCGGGTTAATTACCGCTGTAGGCCGGACAATTTTCCGGCCTCACTTACAATGACGCACCGATCACTTATATTTCAATTATAAAATTTTCAAACAAGTATATATCCCGTTCGAAATAAATTAAAAATTTATAATGTTTTTTCGAACGTATGTATTTACTTACATATTTTTCAAAAATAATTTGACCTTCCTTAAATTTCGGTTACGCCATTTTGTTGGACTATGGAGGCGAAGGAAATGAAAAACAAACATTCGGATTTTTTGACCTTAGCATTGGCGCTTATCCTCATCACGATCGGTTGTGATCCTAGATCGGAAGAAGACACATTATTGGAACAGGCAGTTTTTTCGGATCGAGCTAAGCCAGAGGGTTCAAATCCGATTTTAAACAGTCTTGCTTTACCCACTTCCACGCCTGCGGATGTATTCTTAGTAGGTGCTGCAAAGTCCGATATAACGGGACCTTTCGTACAATCGAGCACTGGATATAATAGTCCGGGAGACGAGATGTCGGGTTTAGCAATGAGGCTTTATGCTAGAGCCTTCGTGATAGAACGTCCCGGTGGAGGGCGAGTTGCCATAGTTACCAACGATATGATCCATATGTACCAAAGTGTAAAGATGGGGGTCGTTAAAAAGTTACAGGCCGACGGTTACGGATCTGAATTCAATAATGATAATGTTCTTTTGTTTGCGACCCACACACATGCCGCCCCTTCTAATATTTCTTGGTACACCTTATTCAATCTATTCAACGGAGTGATCGGTTTTGATAAGGTTCACTATAATATCGTAGTAAACGGTATCGTGGATTCTATTAAGGCGGCTTATAATCAGAGAAGAGAGGCAAGGATCAAATTTATAGCGGGAAATCTTTCCAATTTTGCGAATAACAGATCTATTGCCGCGTATAACTGGAATCTAGATAAGACCAATTACCCTACGAATATAAACGAGACAATGAGTTTACTTCGTTTCGAAGGAACAGACGGTTCTCCCATCGGTTTATTGAACTGGTTTGCCGTTCACGGAACTTCTCTTGGAATTACGAATCGTAGAGCTCATGGAGATAATAAGGGTTATGCTTCTTATCTGGTAGAAAATACGTTTGGTGGGAATTTTGTGGCCGCATTTCCTCAAGGTCCCATGGGAGATGTGAGCCCGAATTCTCCTGATCCGAGCGATATTACGAAACCTTTCTTAAGGCCGAATGAGATGGATCCAAGCCTGGATCCTTTGGAAAATCCTATCGTTCATGGTACTAAACAGGGAAATAGAGCTTTAGAATTGTATAATGCAGCTACATCAACGATAACGGGAAATATCGGATACAGACATTCTCACGTCGTTTGGAATAATAAAGTTGCCGTAGATCCTTCCTATATCGGGACCTTCTCCATGCCTTGGGATACGAACTCAGGAAATACGACCTGCGTGGCTACTGTCGGCGGTGGATTTTTGGCCGGAGATGAAGAAGGTGCACCTGTAGATTTCGCAAGAGAAGGTGAAATTCGGAACGATTTCGTTTTTGAAAATGGAGCTTGGGTTAAAAAGAATTATTCTTTAACTAATTTAAGCGGTGCC is from Leptospira sp. WS58.C1 and encodes:
- a CDS encoding neutral/alkaline non-lysosomal ceramidase N-terminal domain-containing protein; translation: MKNKHSDFLTLALALILITIGCDPRSEEDTLLEQAVFSDRAKPEGSNPILNSLALPTSTPADVFLVGAAKSDITGPFVQSSTGYNSPGDEMSGLAMRLYARAFVIERPGGGRVAIVTNDMIHMYQSVKMGVVKKLQADGYGSEFNNDNVLLFATHTHAAPSNISWYTLFNLFNGVIGFDKVHYNIVVNGIVDSIKAAYNQRREARIKFIAGNLSNFANNRSIAAYNWNLDKTNYPTNINETMSLLRFEGTDGSPIGLLNWFAVHGTSLGITNRRAHGDNKGYASYLVENTFGGNFVAAFPQGPMGDVSPNSPDPSDITKPFLRPNEMDPSLDPLENPIVHGTKQGNRALELYNAATSTITGNIGYRHSHVVWNNKVAVDPSYIGTFSMPWDTNSGNTTCVATVGGGFLAGDEEGAPVDFAREGEIRNDFVFENGAWVKKNYSLTNLSGAAQILGYLWPIAQLALGSAEYEECDKEKFTLLPVGEVDNFWFPNPQVPFVPVVLPLQVITIGNTAIVASPFEVTTNAGRRLKAKLTATLAPGGISNVVVGAMANAYAQYLTTREEYSAQNFEGGFSAYGPWANAALIQEFDRIAKDIVANRPTAAGPNPPDLSNQQFIQTWLSKNGVVNDGGDFGKVLADTNSSYNKSKDAVTVKFQGSHPRVVQDKKLDGTLSSFYDPNTYSYLEIQRKNGSSWLTVANDNNPYTAYDWARTGGDLSATSEVTITWLIRNQPAGTYRIVYNGLAKQFWGIFWTYKKFTGTSREFVLQ
- a CDS encoding DUF3089 domain-containing protein, which encodes MRLFLYSFLLVWGFLFSNCTSIFLYLIKPSGPFASENVPTSPDYSKNESWAALPELKDDPDEVPAITGWKDGQNVAKADVFFVHPTTFIKADGWNAEIGTSLIVYGLSPLKMQASVFNESAKVYAPRYRQAALYSFIDDSGSGEKAFEIAKKDVLSAFDHYLKHYNQGRPFFIAGHSQGSMMLIHVLKEYLDQKKVPNFVAAYLPGWAVHSSEFKNLKVCKNSKDLGCYISWNSKKWGSQLSDFALPPERYVGGVCVNPVNWTPNSSETPKEEHKGGVGIQFSGLDKAYVRTKCEGEMLWVDLPSNPNYESRRGNKKNYHISDYGLFYLDIRENIKERLEEYFNRKGKR
- a CDS encoding YiiD C-terminal domain-containing protein, with translation MTEKFDVLSIPFNVHIQLSRPKQGEDALLVMEDKPIYKNHVGSGHAAALFALAEGSGGEYLLSKVASLPFEIIPVVRKSEVKYKKPAQGRVISRGVIHEEEWSAFMAQLEKKGRAGLTVGVELFDETQSNVASFSFDWFIAKK
- a CDS encoding plasmid partitioning protein, with protein sequence MLKRITMLMPLLIGALLFAGAGEVDAARCKTTGFLIKTTSCSYSTKKIQARPGIFRDVRYQVPEGTAPAGGWPVVVMYQGSFFTVQFSRTQGAPFGGYYEVKVIEKMLDNGFAVIAPDAGLDLFWETNLPTIYELTADYIFLNNLFAAIRNGSFGPINPNKKFATGISSGGYNTSRMAVSFPGEFKALAIQSGSYATCSGPLCIVPTLPSNHPPTYFVHGFLDAVVPWWTMDLYYDKLRSQGIPTDRYTDYLAGHEWVSASAGKIYSWFNQYR
- a CDS encoding sigma 54-interacting transcriptional regulator, coding for MSLDLPFWNGLFKLRFYFMYLQFLTLSFLIAVLLCILGVVYCLSVKNKISGIRELMLSFLCLVFLYSACVYASVETDPRGALHRWITVSAALFAAVFFQRFFLKFPSAIFPKVSSYLFKIQLGIAALISLWFVWQTKDSVKTFRFNGQYWDLSATFPGRVVAIFSLFLTLSVIAIAIVQILKNKDQKRIALAGILGSFFLNFLIPTIYLTLFRLGQVSAEVFVNALAISVISGFFIFHIFFVSYGGHRTSLTVRILTIVLAMALSVTQVMSGGLSKAIENEYDSIQTNVLQNAKLSSPPKDSVFLSKLGENVSKSDLSLAVPGLRSFVLASSGKPLIVYQNFINNVEMGLEYSSYRSFVHGYVLDWAIRLFIGLCVLIFGFLIFMKISILNPLFALLKGLDRVEGGELSVEVEVRNKDEIGLLTQAFNAMVRSIREARQELQQYTSNLERTILERDSIYDAVPQERVLSNKTLIYASRSMQAVVDRVERISGREQPVLITGETGTGKEIIAGLLHELGRGKDSPFVPINCAAVPANLWESQIFGYVKGAFTDAKSDYAGLVAEANGGTLFFDEVGEMPIEIQPKILRLLQERKYKQVGGRSELKAECRAIFATHRNLRSMVAKGTFREDLYYRINVFEIGIPPLRERRSDIPFLANRFVEHYSKQMEMDKPNISEEVMDLFLEFPWSGNIRELENCIIRTLADLKGDHIKISDLPPELLELKNSQKEEIGEIPIANGSYAAGFEPLVSMYSRRLIETALQKCKGNKSEAARLLKISRGKLQYQMKMLDME